A segment of the Corynebacterium resistens DSM 45100 genome:
CGCGGCGATTCATCTTCAACATTAGGCAGGGGCGGAAAGGTACAACTCATGCCGTCAATTAAACACAAGCTTGACTAATTTTAGTGAATTTCGCCTAACTGAATCCTGCAGGCAGGTTTAAGACACGAGACTCATTGGCAACAGCAACAGGTCAAAACATCTTACCCGCCAGCATCAATTCACCCCCGAAGGCGATGACATCTTCCGGCCCCGGAATGCCGTTTAGTGGGCGAAGTGGCGTTCCCCGGTCAGGTACATCGTGACACCGGCCTTGTTGGCGGCCTCGATGACCTCGGCGTCGCGAACAGACCCACCTGGCTGTACCACCGCGCGCACGCCTGCGTTGGCCAACACCTCGAAACCGTCGGCGAAGGGGAAGAACGCATCGGAAGCAGCAACGGCCCCGCGAGCACGCTCTTCGTCGCCCGCCAGGCTATTGGCGCGCTCTACTGCCAGCTTGGCTGCGTCCACGCGGTTGACCTGTCCCATACCGACGCCCACGGTAGCCCCATCCTTAGCCAGCAAGATGGCGTTGGACTTCACAGCACGGACGGAACGCCACGCGAAAACCAACTCTGCGAGAGTCTTTTCATCTGCAGCTTCACCGGCCGCGAGAGTCCAATTGGCAGGGTCATCGCCCTTGGCATCGATGATGTCACGCTGCTGCACCAAAACGCCACCAGAGATCTGACGGTGCTCGACTGCTGCGCGCTCGTCCGGCTTTGGCGCCTCCGCTTGCAGGATGCGGATGTTCTTCTTTTGGCTCAGTACCTCAACTGCGCCATCCTCGTAGGAAGGAGCGATGATTACCTCGGTGAAGATTTCTGCGACTTGCTTTGCCATTTCGACCGTGACCTCGCGGTTAGCGGCGATCACACCACCGAAGGCACTCATTGGGTCACATGCGTGCGCCTGGCGGTGAGCAGTGGCAATGGACTCATCAGACACGGCGATGCCACATGGGTTTGCGTGCTTGATGATGGCCACGGCTGGGCGCTCGTGATCCCAGGCAGCGCGCCACGCGGCATCGGAATCCGTGTAGTTGTTGTAGCTCATCTCCTTGCCGTGGAACTGCTTCGCACCTGCGAGGCCACCGCCGTTGGAGTACAGAGCCGCAGCCTGGTGCGGGTTCTCACCGTAGCGCAGCACGTTAGCGCGCTCGTAGGTCTCGCCGATCCACTCGGGGAATTGGG
Coding sequences within it:
- the purH gene encoding bifunctional phosphoribosylaminoimidazolecarboxamide formyltransferase/IMP cyclohydrolase; its protein translation is MTEDKKAIRRALISVYDKTGLEELAKGLHDAGVSIVSTGSTAKKIADAGVPVTEVEQLTGFPEVLEGRVKTLHPRVHAGILADTRKSDHLQQLEDLDVEAFELVVVNLYPFSDTVASGADFDACVEQIDIGGPSMVRAAAKNHPSVAVVVDPARYGDVIVAAREGGFSRAERTKLALAAFRHTAAYDVAVASWLGEHVDSEGAEGDSQFPEWIGETYERANVLRYGENPHQAAALYSNGGGLAGAKQFHGKEMSYNNYTDSDAAWRAAWDHERPAVAIIKHANPCGIAVSDESIATAHRQAHACDPMSAFGGVIAANREVTVEMAKQVAEIFTEVIIAPSYEDGAVEVLSQKKNIRILQAEAPKPDERAAVEHRQISGGVLVQQRDIIDAKGDDPANWTLAAGEAADEKTLAELVFAWRSVRAVKSNAILLAKDGATVGVGMGQVNRVDAAKLAVERANSLAGDEERARGAVAASDAFFPFADGFEVLANAGVRAVVQPGGSVRDAEVIEAANKAGVTMYLTGERHFAH